The following coding sequences are from one Halorubrum sp. BOL3-1 window:
- a CDS encoding TetR/AcrR family transcriptional regulator has protein sequence MDDPFAEPADTREAILGAAFRALREHGYASVTIQRIGDEFDKSPSLVYHHYDGKDDLLLDLLGFLLDAFEASLAASAEDGEVPVKESGANPSTGTDETDIPEGAIESAAFDRSARDQLDAYLAAATEPGSLDDEYAPDAQFVTVMTELRAQAASDAAYRDHFDRSDRVFGAYLEDLVREAATEARRDDESTETAGAGGESVDPGEVAATLQTFATGGMFRWATTGDEGWATPSRTGIDRYLERVLPRVDPDADKAGDES, from the coding sequence ATGGACGACCCGTTCGCGGAGCCGGCGGACACCCGAGAGGCCATCCTCGGCGCGGCGTTTCGCGCGCTCCGTGAACACGGGTACGCGAGCGTCACGATCCAGCGGATCGGCGACGAGTTCGACAAGAGCCCGTCGCTGGTGTATCACCACTACGACGGGAAAGACGACCTCCTCTTGGACCTCCTCGGGTTCCTTCTCGACGCGTTCGAGGCGTCGCTCGCGGCGTCGGCGGAGGATGGTGAGGTGCCGGTCAAGGAGAGTGGAGCGAACCCGTCGACGGGAACCGACGAGACGGACATCCCGGAGGGGGCGATCGAGTCGGCGGCGTTCGACCGGTCCGCCCGGGACCAGCTTGACGCCTACCTCGCGGCTGCGACAGAGCCGGGCTCGCTCGACGACGAGTACGCCCCCGACGCGCAGTTCGTCACGGTGATGACCGAGCTCCGAGCACAGGCCGCAAGCGACGCCGCGTACCGGGACCACTTCGACCGCAGCGACCGCGTCTTCGGTGCGTACCTCGAAGACCTCGTCCGCGAGGCCGCGACCGAGGCGCGGCGCGACGACGAGTCGACGGAGACCGCCGGAGCGGGCGGCGAGTCGGTCGACCCCGGCGAGGTGGCCGCGACGCTCCAGACGTTCGCGACCGGCGGGATGTTCCGGTGGGCGACCACCGGTGACGAGGGATGGGCGACGCCGTCGCGGACGGGGATCGACCGGTACCTCGAGAGGGTGTTACCGCGCGTCGATCCGGACGCAGACAAGGCGGGCGACGAGAGCTGA
- the coxB gene encoding cytochrome c oxidase subunit II gives MIDPVILQQGSDWRAQAEVFDEIFFVFLALGTLVGTIVVAYTLWNVYKYRDDGNRSDEDFDAPVVGELPTGQGGPKAKKLFLSFGLSAIVVISLVVYAYGLLLYVEEGPSVQEEGDIEIMVEGYQYGWAYEYPNGHTERGELIVPADQRIDINVTSRDVWHNFGSSDLRIKTDAIPGDHNENWFSVSSEEVEAQGGEATYAVECFELCGPGHSQMESQITVIPQDEWEEWYAGTGDSSASAGNSSDIEAAGVAAPSGVSA, from the coding sequence ATGATAGATCCAGTAATCCTACAACAGGGGAGTGACTGGCGCGCACAGGCGGAGGTCTTCGACGAGATCTTCTTCGTCTTCCTCGCGCTCGGTACCCTCGTCGGCACCATCGTCGTTGCGTACACGCTGTGGAACGTGTACAAGTACCGCGACGACGGAAACCGGTCCGACGAGGACTTCGACGCGCCGGTCGTCGGCGAGCTCCCGACGGGACAGGGCGGTCCGAAAGCCAAGAAGCTCTTCCTCTCGTTCGGACTGAGCGCGATCGTCGTCATCAGCCTCGTCGTGTACGCGTACGGCCTGCTCCTCTACGTTGAGGAGGGGCCGAGCGTCCAAGAGGAGGGAGATATCGAGATCATGGTCGAGGGATACCAGTACGGCTGGGCGTACGAGTACCCGAACGGCCACACCGAACGGGGTGAACTGATCGTGCCGGCCGACCAGCGGATCGACATCAACGTGACGTCGAGGGATGTCTGGCACAACTTCGGCTCGTCGGACTTGCGAATAAAGACCGACGCCATTCCCGGTGACCACAACGAGAACTGGTTCTCCGTGAGTTCCGAGGAGGTTGAGGCGCAAGGCGGTGAGGCAACGTACGCCGTCGAGTGCTTCGAGCTGTGCGGTCCGGGTCACTCCCAGATGGAGAGCCAGATCACCGTCATCCCCCAAGACGAGTGGGAAGAGTGGTACGCTGGCACCGGAGACAGCTCCGCGAGCGCCGGTAACAGCTCTGACATCGAAGCGGCCGGCGTCGCCGCGCCGAGCGGGGTGAGCGCATGA
- a CDS encoding cbb3-type cytochrome c oxidase subunit I: MSELPPTTSVKRWLVTTNHKDIGILYTITALFFLLFGGVMALLIRLQLWDPTSQILSGMAYNEAVTAHGLIMVFWFLSPFAFGFANYFVPLQIGADDLAFPRLNALSYWLYLFSGTLLGISFFQGGTLTAGWTMYAPLNVPMYTPGIGSTGAILALTMFIIGVTASTVNFLTSIHHSRAEGMGIMDMPLFSWSILATVWMMLFAFAALLGALLLLGSDRVLGSVYFSATEGGALLWSHLWWFFGHPEVYIVFFPALGVMLEIFQTFSGRRLVGRKWVIIAICLIAVQSFLVWMHHMFLTTINLEIKTLMMATTIGISLPFDLIVFSLIYTLIKGRIQLTTPFLFAFGSLLLFILGGITGVFLGAIVLDYEFRGTYWVVAHFHYVMFGGATALVGGIYYWFPKVTGKMYDEFLGKLHFIAFFFGFNAVYFSMFLAWETPRRVFEYNPEFQIYHQFGTIGAFVLGFSFLIMFYNLAKSYVSGEPAGDNPWDYSRTAEWAVSSPPPLENWPNRPSYASGKLEFVKDFVPDGGPAMKTDDDGDVATDGGNSHSTHISRYDHWDKQPSHASIWPFALSLALGVLLFGLSGFADSVTVELGETALQSDVVVSNLLHPTAIVAGIGGLLYTGVKWGTEDFYAPPTEFAERWPFNGVEKVKLGMWFFLASDVLVFGALLSAAIFIRYNAGWMTWEPLTESLPGLINTFVLITSSFTVILALVAARRKSRQGLLATLGATILLGFTFMSIKLWEWNHEIFDRGVTISANAHGDPIQASIYYVTTGLHGIHVLLGLVIAIFLFVRVYQGHYLDDERPIEYFGLYWHFVDIVWVFIFPLFYLF, from the coding sequence ATGAGCGAACTCCCGCCGACGACCTCGGTCAAGCGGTGGCTCGTCACGACTAATCACAAGGACATCGGGATCCTTTACACCATCACCGCGCTGTTCTTCCTGCTGTTCGGCGGGGTGATGGCACTGCTTATCCGACTTCAGCTGTGGGACCCGACGAGCCAGATCCTCTCCGGGATGGCGTACAACGAGGCCGTTACCGCCCATGGGCTGATCATGGTGTTCTGGTTCCTCTCTCCGTTCGCGTTCGGGTTCGCGAACTACTTCGTCCCGCTTCAGATCGGAGCAGACGACCTTGCGTTCCCGCGGCTAAACGCGCTCTCGTATTGGCTATACCTGTTCTCGGGCACACTGCTTGGGATCAGCTTCTTCCAGGGAGGAACGTTAACCGCCGGATGGACGATGTACGCGCCGCTCAACGTGCCGATGTACACGCCGGGTATCGGGTCGACCGGTGCGATACTAGCGCTCACGATGTTTATCATCGGTGTTACCGCGTCCACGGTGAACTTCCTCACATCTATCCACCATTCCCGCGCCGAAGGGATGGGCATAATGGATATGCCACTGTTTTCGTGGTCGATCCTCGCGACGGTGTGGATGATGTTGTTCGCGTTCGCGGCGCTGCTCGGTGCACTGTTGCTCCTCGGTTCCGACCGAGTACTCGGGAGCGTCTACTTCTCCGCGACTGAGGGCGGCGCCCTGTTGTGGAGTCATCTCTGGTGGTTCTTCGGACACCCGGAGGTGTACATCGTCTTCTTCCCGGCGCTCGGCGTCATGCTGGAGATCTTTCAGACGTTCTCCGGCCGCCGCCTCGTCGGTCGCAAGTGGGTCATCATCGCTATCTGCCTGATCGCCGTCCAGTCGTTCCTCGTGTGGATGCACCACATGTTCCTGACGACGATCAACCTGGAGATCAAGACGCTGATGATGGCGACTACCATCGGGATCTCGCTCCCCTTTGATCTGATCGTGTTCTCGCTGATCTACACGCTGATCAAGGGACGCATCCAGCTCACGACGCCGTTCCTGTTTGCGTTCGGCTCGCTCCTGCTGTTCATTCTCGGCGGCATCACGGGCGTCTTCCTCGGTGCCATCGTCCTCGACTACGAGTTCCGCGGCACTTACTGGGTGGTCGCGCACTTCCACTACGTGATGTTCGGCGGAGCGACCGCACTCGTCGGCGGGATCTACTACTGGTTCCCGAAAGTGACCGGCAAGATGTACGACGAGTTCCTCGGCAAGCTCCACTTCATCGCGTTCTTCTTCGGTTTCAACGCCGTCTACTTCTCGATGTTCCTCGCTTGGGAGACCCCGCGTCGGGTGTTCGAATACAATCCGGAGTTCCAGATCTACCACCAGTTCGGGACGATCGGGGCGTTCGTGCTCGGATTCTCCTTTTTGATCATGTTCTACAACCTGGCAAAATCTTACGTCTCCGGCGAGCCGGCCGGCGACAACCCGTGGGATTACTCGCGGACGGCGGAGTGGGCAGTTTCCTCGCCGCCGCCGCTGGAGAACTGGCCGAATCGGCCGTCATACGCCTCCGGAAAGCTGGAGTTCGTCAAGGACTTCGTGCCGGACGGCGGTCCTGCGATGAAGACCGACGACGACGGCGACGTCGCGACGGACGGCGGCAACAGTCACTCGACGCACATCTCGAGATACGATCACTGGGACAAACAGCCGAGTCACGCGAGCATCTGGCCGTTCGCGCTGTCGCTCGCCCTCGGGGTCCTGTTGTTCGGCCTCTCCGGCTTCGCCGACTCCGTCACCGTTGAGCTGGGCGAGACGGCGCTCCAGAGCGACGTGGTCGTTTCCAACCTGCTCCACCCGACCGCAATCGTAGCCGGGATCGGCGGACTCCTCTACACCGGCGTGAAGTGGGGAACCGAGGACTTCTACGCCCCGCCGACCGAGTTCGCCGAGCGCTGGCCGTTCAACGGCGTCGAGAAGGTCAAGCTGGGGATGTGGTTCTTCTTGGCGTCCGACGTGCTCGTCTTCGGCGCGCTGCTGTCGGCGGCAATCTTCATCCGGTACAACGCGGGCTGGATGACGTGGGAGCCGCTGACCGAGTCGCTGCCGGGACTCATCAACACCTTCGTGCTGATCACGTCGTCGTTCACCGTCATCCTCGCGCTGGTCGCGGCCCGCCGGAAGAGCCGGCAGGGACTCCTCGCGACGCTCGGCGCGACAATCCTGCTCGGGTTCACGTTCATGAGCATCAAGCTGTGGGAGTGGAACCACGAGATATTCGACCGCGGCGTGACCATCTCCGCGAACGCCCACGGCGACCCGATCCAGGCGTCGATCTACTACGTCACCACCGGGCTTCACGGGATCCACGTGCTGCTCGGCTTAGTGATAGCCATCTTCCTGTTCGTCAGGGTGTACCAAGGTCACTACCTCGACGACGAGCGGCCGATCGAGTACTTCGGCCTCTACTGGCACTTCGTCGACATCGTCTGGGTGTTCATTTTCCCGCTGTTCTACCTCTTCTGA
- a CDS encoding COG1361 S-layer family protein: MSRSTRLAAAALAVVAASALLVGVSLAGAAAPSPGTASGGDYAALSGTDGPVADGAVAQAGTPTDRQIRGSPVLDLFVSQRSVSSGAESTVTVDIVNTGEMEIGNELDSKVTTARGLTLEIDDGDVPIDVEDGRIPVGDVRTDASPVSVPLDVTVPDDVPDGTYEVEATARYRYTFEVIPEFNDHKDRRGIDDFDLSIVVDDGARFAVLETDTDAQVGGSGDVTVTMANVGDETARDAVVSGTTTSPGVRLGSGGGGQSFVGDWAPGENRTVTFDSTVGETFGSGAYALSSTVNYRDPNGVDATAAAARAGVVPIPEQSFSLGDVSGTLEVGYSGTVSGTLTNEGPLDVEDAVLVADSGSDRVSLGESRYALPTIPAGESAAFSFDADVSGGADPGPRQFRFTTEYDSGDATVAVEETRRVEVAPRQPEFELAVDNATVPAGETRRIDVEITNRRPETLSSINAGLYAESPLTAVNDEAFVDELEPGESTNVWFEVSAASGASVEDHPIELDFRYDDEQGNDRISDVTQVPVSVTAAVDDGGTPTGLIAVVALVVVAAVGGAVWYRRR; the protein is encoded by the coding sequence ATGAGCCGGTCGACGCGGCTCGCAGCGGCCGCGCTCGCCGTCGTCGCTGCGAGCGCGCTGCTCGTCGGCGTCTCGCTCGCCGGCGCCGCGGCGCCGAGCCCGGGGACGGCGTCCGGGGGCGACTACGCCGCGCTCTCCGGGACCGACGGACCGGTTGCCGACGGTGCCGTCGCGCAGGCGGGCACTCCGACCGACAGACAGATCCGCGGGTCCCCGGTGTTGGACCTCTTCGTCTCGCAGCGATCGGTGTCCAGCGGTGCCGAGTCGACCGTCACGGTCGACATCGTCAACACCGGCGAGATGGAGATCGGGAACGAGCTCGACTCCAAGGTCACCACCGCCCGCGGACTCACCCTCGAGATCGACGACGGCGACGTGCCGATCGACGTCGAGGACGGCCGGATTCCGGTCGGTGACGTGCGGACCGACGCCAGCCCGGTCTCCGTCCCGCTCGACGTGACCGTGCCCGACGACGTGCCGGACGGAACGTACGAGGTGGAGGCGACAGCCCGGTACCGGTACACCTTCGAGGTCATCCCCGAGTTCAACGATCATAAGGACCGCCGGGGGATCGACGACTTCGACCTGAGCATCGTCGTCGACGACGGCGCGCGCTTCGCGGTCCTCGAAACGGACACCGACGCGCAGGTGGGCGGCAGCGGCGACGTGACCGTCACGATGGCGAACGTGGGCGACGAGACCGCCCGCGACGCCGTCGTCTCGGGAACGACGACCAGCCCGGGCGTTCGGCTCGGGTCCGGCGGGGGCGGCCAGTCGTTCGTCGGTGACTGGGCGCCCGGCGAGAACCGAACCGTGACGTTCGACTCGACCGTCGGGGAGACGTTCGGCTCCGGGGCGTACGCGCTCTCCTCGACCGTCAACTACCGCGACCCGAACGGGGTCGACGCGACCGCGGCCGCCGCGCGCGCCGGCGTCGTTCCGATCCCGGAGCAGTCGTTCTCGCTGGGCGACGTTTCGGGAACGCTCGAAGTCGGCTACTCCGGCACGGTCTCCGGCACGCTCACGAACGAGGGGCCGCTCGACGTCGAGGACGCGGTCCTCGTGGCCGACTCGGGGAGCGACCGCGTGAGCCTCGGTGAAAGCCGGTACGCGCTTCCGACGATCCCGGCCGGCGAGTCCGCGGCGTTCTCGTTCGACGCCGACGTGAGCGGGGGCGCCGACCCCGGACCCCGGCAGTTCCGCTTCACTACCGAGTACGACAGCGGCGACGCGACGGTCGCCGTCGAGGAGACCCGCCGCGTTGAGGTCGCGCCGCGACAGCCCGAGTTCGAGCTCGCTGTCGACAACGCCACGGTCCCCGCCGGCGAGACCCGGCGGATCGACGTGGAGATCACGAACCGGCGACCGGAGACGCTGTCGTCGATCAACGCCGGTCTCTACGCCGAAAGCCCGCTGACGGCGGTCAACGACGAGGCGTTTGTCGACGAGCTGGAGCCGGGCGAATCGACGAACGTCTGGTTCGAAGTGTCGGCCGCGTCGGGTGCGAGCGTCGAGGACCACCCGATCGAACTGGACTTCCGCTACGACGACGAGCAGGGCAACGACCGAATCTCGGACGTCACGCAGGTCCCGGTGTCGGTGACCGCCGCAGTCGACGACGGTGGTACGCCGACCGGGCTGATCGCCGTCGTCGCCCTGGTCGTCGTCGCCGCGGTCGGCGGCGCCGTCTGGTACCGACGGCGGTGA
- a CDS encoding RND family transporter, translating to MTAADRFIERIDRLVTERPLAILAVFLLVTVAFGGGLTGIETSAGADQFTQDIPAQRALDDIDEEFETSIGGSATSAQVIVSDDNVLSRDALVRTLETQHRLESRSTLRVASTSSHADAIARRLDPTAGNAAERRDAVAEATPAELRTAVADADAAGAVAPQVSVDYNPTAQRADTAIVGITYDVPDAATTARVTELQTRSVDIVDSVPGNEAGENAILFGDGVLQSEITALLTDTAIIVFPAALILIVGFLIFAYRDPIDMAIGISALLISLLWTFGFMGYAGIPFSDSLVTVFPLLLAVGIDFGIHIVNRYREERATGTDIGTSMRTTTDQLLIAFLLVTITTVFGLVSNVVSPFDPNRDFGIVAAAGITFTLVVFGVYLPAAKVLADRWRERLSLPKFGTSALGSGGSRLARLLHVGVDLSRIAPVAVVALLLVGGAVGGAYGTGVNTEFSDEAFFPDQDRLETYADLPEPFAPTEYTFLDVLTLFEEEFEQNFGGSVTLYVDQSVRDDDALELIDRTTRNPPDSFETTDERRAAATSVVTVIEDRAERDPEFAALVERNDRLGTGVPDRNVDEVYDALLDSPAETQARGYLAADRGSARIDYTIRPGVDNSEAVADVRDLAERTPLEAAPTGSLVVNEAVIDLLTESAIRSLFAAFGLTALFLALSYAYLEGRAVYGLLNLVPVLVTVGLLVGSMRLFEIPLTPINAPILSVSIGLGVDYTVHFVHRFVDEYKSGLPVDEALDVTIAGTGGALTGSMLTTVSGLGVLWLAVIPLLRDFGVLLALGVFYAYLCSILLVPSLVVVWDRYGGVVGLGLDDGIRGSGARGRR from the coding sequence GTGACCGCAGCCGACCGCTTCATCGAGCGGATCGACCGCCTCGTCACGGAGCGACCGCTGGCGATCTTGGCGGTCTTCCTCCTCGTTACCGTCGCCTTCGGGGGCGGCCTGACCGGCATCGAGACCAGCGCGGGCGCGGACCAGTTCACGCAGGACATCCCCGCCCAGCGGGCGCTCGACGACATCGACGAGGAGTTCGAGACCTCGATCGGCGGCTCCGCGACCTCGGCGCAAGTGATCGTCTCCGACGATAACGTCCTCTCCCGCGACGCGCTGGTTCGGACCTTGGAGACCCAACACCGGTTGGAGTCGCGCTCCACGCTCCGGGTCGCGTCGACGTCGAGCCACGCGGACGCGATCGCGCGACGACTGGACCCGACCGCCGGGAACGCCGCCGAGCGACGCGACGCCGTGGCCGAGGCGACGCCCGCCGAACTCCGGACCGCCGTCGCCGACGCGGACGCGGCGGGCGCGGTCGCGCCGCAGGTGTCCGTCGATTACAACCCCACCGCACAGCGGGCCGACACCGCCATCGTGGGGATCACGTACGACGTGCCGGACGCGGCGACGACGGCGCGGGTGACGGAGCTTCAGACCCGCAGCGTCGACATCGTCGACTCCGTCCCGGGCAACGAGGCCGGCGAGAACGCGATCCTCTTCGGTGACGGGGTCCTCCAGTCGGAGATCACCGCGCTGTTGACCGACACCGCGATCATCGTCTTCCCGGCGGCGCTGATCCTCATCGTCGGGTTCCTGATATTCGCGTACCGCGACCCGATCGACATGGCGATCGGCATCTCGGCGCTGCTCATTTCGCTCCTCTGGACCTTCGGCTTCATGGGCTACGCCGGGATCCCCTTCTCGGACTCGCTCGTGACCGTCTTCCCGCTCCTGCTCGCGGTCGGGATCGACTTCGGGATCCACATCGTCAACCGCTACCGCGAGGAGCGCGCGACCGGGACCGACATCGGGACGTCGATGCGGACCACGACCGATCAACTGCTCATCGCCTTCCTGCTCGTGACGATCACCACGGTGTTCGGACTCGTCTCCAACGTGGTCAGCCCGTTCGACCCCAACCGCGACTTCGGGATCGTCGCGGCCGCCGGGATCACGTTCACGCTCGTCGTCTTCGGCGTCTACCTCCCGGCCGCGAAGGTGCTGGCCGATCGGTGGCGGGAGCGGCTCTCCCTCCCGAAGTTCGGGACGTCCGCGCTCGGCTCCGGCGGGTCGCGGCTCGCACGGCTCCTCCACGTCGGCGTCGATCTCTCCCGGATCGCCCCGGTCGCCGTCGTCGCCCTCCTCCTCGTCGGCGGTGCGGTCGGCGGCGCCTACGGAACCGGCGTGAACACGGAGTTCTCGGATGAGGCGTTCTTCCCCGATCAGGACCGGCTGGAGACGTACGCCGACCTCCCGGAGCCGTTCGCGCCGACCGAGTACACCTTCCTCGACGTGCTGACGCTGTTCGAAGAGGAGTTCGAACAGAACTTCGGCGGGTCGGTGACGCTGTACGTCGACCAGTCGGTCAGAGACGACGACGCCTTAGAGCTGATCGACCGGACCACGCGGAACCCGCCGGACTCCTTCGAGACGACCGACGAGCGCCGCGCGGCCGCGACGAGCGTCGTCACCGTGATCGAGGACCGAGCCGAACGGGACCCCGAGTTCGCGGCCCTCGTCGAGCGCAACGACCGCCTCGGCACGGGCGTACCCGACCGCAACGTCGACGAGGTGTACGACGCGCTCCTCGACTCGCCGGCCGAGACGCAGGCGCGCGGTTACCTGGCTGCCGACCGCGGCAGCGCGCGGATCGACTACACGATCCGGCCGGGCGTCGACAACTCCGAGGCGGTCGCGGACGTGCGCGACCTCGCCGAGCGCACCCCGCTCGAAGCCGCGCCGACCGGCTCCCTCGTGGTCAACGAAGCGGTGATCGACCTGCTGACCGAGTCCGCGATCCGGAGCCTCTTCGCCGCCTTCGGACTCACGGCGCTGTTCCTGGCGCTGTCATACGCATACCTCGAAGGAAGAGCCGTCTACGGCCTGTTGAACCTCGTTCCGGTCCTCGTCACGGTCGGCCTGCTCGTCGGGTCGATGCGGCTGTTCGAGATTCCGCTGACGCCGATCAACGCCCCGATCCTCTCCGTCTCCATCGGGCTCGGTGTCGACTACACCGTCCACTTCGTCCACCGGTTCGTCGACGAGTACAAGTCGGGCCTCCCGGTCGACGAGGCGCTCGATGTCACAATCGCCGGAACGGGCGGCGCGCTCACCGGCAGCATGCTCACCACGGTCTCCGGGCTGGGCGTCCTGTGGCTCGCGGTGATCCCCCTGTTACGCGACTTCGGCGTCCTGCTCGCGCTGGGCGTGTTCTACGCGTACCTCTGCTCGATCCTGCTCGTCCCGTCGCTCGTCGTCGTGTGGGACCGGTACGGCGGCGTCGTCGGACTCGGTCTCGACGACGGGATTCGAGGGTCGGGCGCCCGAGGCAGGCGCTGA